A single Rubrivivax gelatinosus IL144 DNA region contains:
- the gcvP gene encoding aminomethyl-transferring glycine dehydrogenase: MLMSALPTLAELEHHDEFAARHLGPNEAEERQMLSAIGAASRQALIEAVVPRAIARPQPMQLPAPVPEHQALAELRAIAAKNRTLRSFIGQGYHGTRTPTVVLRNVLENPAWYTAYTPYQAEISQGRLEALVNFQTMIAELTGMAIANASMLDEATAVAEAMTLAKRSVRAKSDTIRVAGDCHPQTIEVLRTRAEPLGLAVDVRPFATLADDGEFFAVVAQYPATDGTVHDLPALADAVHAKQASFVVAADLLALTLLVPPGEFGADIAVGTTQRFGVPMAAGGPHAAYLACRDEYKRAMPGRLVGVSVDVHGRPAYRLALQTREQHIRREKATSNICTAQVLPAVLASMYAVYHGPAGLKRIAQRIAAYAAALAAGLRAMGLEVLTEAGFDTVAVELGERADAVMARALADGANLRRLSATRVAAALDETTSRADIADLWRWFAPEGATLPSLDEFERGVEPLLPEALRRSSAFLTHPVFNSHHSETEMLRYLRRLSDQDLALDRTMIPLGSCTMKLNATSEMIPITWPEFANLHPFAPRDQLAGVWEMNDQLCAWLAQATGYAGISLQPNAGSQGEYAGLLAIRGWHASRGDAKRDLCLIPESAHGTNPASAQMAGLSVVVVKCDANGSVDLADLEAKCVQHAERLACVMITYPSTYGVFEPGVKQLCEIVHRHGGRVYVDGANMNALVGLAAPGEFGGDVSHLNLHKTFCIPHGGGGPGVGPVCVVADLVPFLPGHGDAGAPVGAVSAAPLGNAGVLPISWMYVRMMGADGLRQATETAILSANYVAARLAPHYDIHYSGGIAGIAGGGVAHECILDLRPLKETSGVSAEDVAKRLIDYGFHAPTLSFPVPGTLMVEPTESEPLVELDRFCDAMIAIRAEIAQVESGAWPREDNPLKHAPHTAEALLAAEWPHAYAREEAAYPVPALRRHKYWSPVGRVDNVWGDRNLSCSCPPLADYA, from the coding sequence ATGCTGATGTCTGCCCTTCCCACGCTCGCCGAGCTCGAGCACCACGACGAGTTCGCCGCCCGCCACCTCGGGCCCAACGAAGCCGAGGAACGGCAGATGCTGTCGGCGATCGGCGCCGCCTCGCGGCAGGCGCTGATCGAGGCGGTGGTGCCGCGTGCCATCGCCCGGCCGCAGCCGATGCAGCTGCCGGCGCCGGTGCCCGAGCACCAGGCGCTGGCCGAGCTGCGTGCGATCGCGGCGAAGAACCGCACGCTGCGCAGCTTCATCGGCCAGGGCTACCACGGCACGCGCACGCCGACGGTGGTGCTGCGCAACGTGCTCGAGAACCCCGCCTGGTACACGGCCTACACGCCTTACCAGGCCGAGATCTCGCAGGGCCGGCTGGAAGCGCTGGTCAACTTCCAGACCATGATCGCCGAGCTGACCGGCATGGCGATCGCCAACGCCTCGATGCTCGACGAGGCCACCGCCGTCGCCGAGGCGATGACGCTGGCCAAGCGCAGCGTGCGCGCCAAGTCGGACACGATCCGCGTCGCCGGCGACTGCCACCCGCAGACGATCGAGGTGCTGCGCACGCGCGCCGAGCCGCTGGGGCTGGCGGTCGACGTGCGCCCGTTCGCGACGCTGGCCGACGACGGCGAGTTTTTCGCCGTCGTCGCGCAATACCCGGCCACCGACGGCACGGTGCACGACCTGCCCGCGCTGGCCGACGCGGTGCACGCCAAGCAGGCGTCCTTCGTCGTCGCCGCCGACCTGCTGGCGCTGACGCTGCTCGTGCCGCCGGGCGAGTTCGGCGCCGACATCGCCGTCGGCACGACGCAGCGTTTCGGCGTGCCGATGGCCGCCGGCGGCCCGCACGCCGCCTACCTCGCCTGCCGCGACGAGTACAAGCGCGCGATGCCCGGCCGCCTGGTCGGCGTCAGCGTCGACGTGCACGGCCGCCCGGCCTACCGCCTGGCGCTGCAGACGCGAGAGCAGCACATCCGCCGCGAGAAGGCGACGTCCAACATCTGCACCGCCCAGGTGCTGCCGGCGGTGCTGGCCTCGATGTACGCCGTCTACCACGGCCCCGCGGGGCTCAAGCGCATCGCCCAGCGCATCGCCGCCTACGCCGCGGCGCTGGCCGCCGGCCTGCGCGCGATGGGCCTGGAGGTGCTGACCGAAGCCGGCTTCGACACCGTCGCCGTCGAGCTCGGCGAGCGCGCCGACGCGGTGATGGCACGCGCGCTGGCCGATGGCGCCAACCTGCGCCGGCTGTCGGCGACGCGCGTCGCCGCGGCGCTGGACGAAACGACGAGCCGCGCCGACATCGCCGACCTCTGGCGCTGGTTCGCACCCGAAGGCGCGACGCTGCCCTCGCTCGACGAGTTCGAGCGCGGCGTCGAGCCGCTGCTGCCCGAGGCGCTGCGCCGCAGCAGCGCCTTCCTGACGCACCCGGTCTTCAACTCGCACCACAGCGAGACCGAGATGCTGCGCTACCTGCGCCGCCTGTCGGACCAGGACCTGGCGCTGGACCGCACGATGATCCCGCTGGGCTCGTGCACGATGAAGCTCAACGCGACCAGCGAGATGATCCCCATCACCTGGCCGGAGTTCGCCAACCTGCACCCCTTCGCGCCGCGCGACCAGTTGGCCGGCGTCTGGGAGATGAACGACCAGCTCTGCGCCTGGCTGGCGCAAGCCACCGGCTACGCCGGCATCAGCCTGCAGCCCAACGCCGGCTCGCAGGGCGAGTACGCCGGCCTGCTGGCGATCCGCGGCTGGCACGCCTCGCGCGGCGACGCGAAGCGCGACCTCTGCCTGATCCCCGAGTCGGCGCACGGCACCAACCCGGCCAGCGCGCAGATGGCGGGCCTCTCGGTCGTCGTCGTCAAGTGCGACGCCAACGGCAGCGTCGACCTCGCCGACCTCGAGGCCAAGTGCGTCCAGCACGCCGAACGCCTGGCCTGCGTGATGATCACCTACCCGTCGACCTACGGCGTCTTCGAGCCGGGCGTCAAGCAGCTGTGCGAGATCGTGCACCGCCACGGCGGCCGGGTCTACGTCGACGGAGCCAACATGAACGCGCTGGTCGGCCTGGCCGCGCCCGGCGAGTTCGGCGGCGACGTCAGCCACCTGAACCTGCACAAGACCTTCTGCATCCCGCACGGCGGCGGCGGCCCGGGCGTCGGCCCGGTCTGCGTCGTCGCCGACCTGGTGCCCTTCCTGCCCGGCCACGGCGACGCTGGCGCGCCGGTGGGCGCCGTCAGTGCCGCACCGCTGGGCAACGCCGGCGTGCTGCCGATCAGCTGGATGTACGTGCGCATGATGGGCGCCGACGGCCTGCGCCAGGCCACCGAGACCGCGATCCTGAGCGCCAACTACGTCGCCGCGCGGCTGGCGCCGCACTACGACATCCACTACAGCGGCGGCATAGCCGGCATCGCCGGCGGCGGTGTCGCGCACGAGTGCATCCTCGACCTGCGGCCGCTGAAGGAGACCAGCGGCGTCAGCGCCGAGGACGTCGCCAAGCGATTGATCGACTACGGCTTCCACGCCCCGACGCTGAGCTTCCCGGTGCCCGGCACGCTGATGGTCGAGCCGACCGAGAGCGAGCCGCTCGTCGAGCTGGACCGCTTCTGCGACGCGATGATCGCGATCCGCGCCGAGATCGCGCAGGTCGAGTCCGGTGCCTGGCCGCGCGAGGACAACCCGCTCAAGCACGCCCCGCACACCGCCGAGGCGCTGCTCGCGGCCGAGTGGCCGCACGCCTACGCCCGCGAGGAAGCCGCCTACCCGGTGCCGGCGCTGCGCCGCCACAAGTACTGGTCGCCGGTCGGCCGCGTGGACAACGTCTGGGGTGACCGCAACCTCAGCTGCAGCTGCCCGCCGCTCGCCGACTACGCCTGA
- the gcvT gene encoding glycine cleavage system aminomethyltransferase GcvT → MESPVTELLKTPLHALHLSLGARMVPFAGYAMPVQYRDGLIAEHRQCRSAAALFDVSHMGQVRLSGADAAAALETLVPVDVVDLAVGRQRYAFFTNEHGGLLDDLMISRPAPGTGFGDLFLVVNAGCKDADLRHLQTNIGHRCTVVGMPERALLALQGPQAADALARLNPGVKDLVFMTGGVFELADAPCFVTRSGYTGEDGFEISVPAERAEALASALLALPEVKPAGLGARDTLRLEAGLCLYGHDIDENTSPVEAGLTWAIQKVRRPGGAREGGYPGAAAVERHLAGGAMRKRVGLVGLERVPVREGTAIVDAHGHALGRVTSGTLAPGVDRPIAMAYLPQDHAAPEHEVYAEVRGKRLPMRVTKMPFQPHRYHRG, encoded by the coding sequence ATGGAGTCCCCCGTGACCGAGCTTCTGAAGACGCCCCTGCATGCGCTGCACCTGAGCCTGGGTGCGCGCATGGTCCCGTTCGCCGGCTACGCGATGCCGGTGCAGTACCGCGACGGCCTGATCGCCGAACACCGCCAGTGCCGCAGCGCCGCGGCGCTGTTCGACGTCTCGCACATGGGCCAGGTGCGGCTGTCGGGCGCCGACGCCGCGGCCGCGCTGGAGACGCTGGTGCCGGTGGATGTCGTCGACCTCGCGGTCGGCCGTCAGCGCTACGCCTTCTTCACCAACGAGCACGGCGGCCTGCTCGACGACCTGATGATCTCGCGCCCCGCGCCGGGCACCGGCTTCGGCGACCTGTTCCTCGTCGTCAACGCCGGCTGCAAGGACGCCGACCTGCGCCACCTGCAGACGAACATCGGCCACCGCTGCACCGTCGTCGGCATGCCCGAACGCGCGCTGCTGGCGCTGCAGGGCCCGCAGGCCGCCGACGCGCTGGCGCGGCTGAACCCGGGCGTGAAGGACCTCGTGTTCATGACCGGCGGCGTCTTCGAGCTCGCCGACGCGCCCTGCTTCGTCACGCGCTCGGGCTACACCGGCGAAGACGGCTTCGAGATCTCGGTGCCGGCCGAACGTGCCGAGGCGCTGGCCTCGGCGCTGCTGGCGCTGCCGGAGGTCAAGCCCGCCGGCCTGGGCGCACGCGACACGCTGCGCCTGGAAGCCGGGCTGTGCCTGTACGGCCACGACATCGACGAGAACACCTCGCCGGTCGAAGCCGGCCTCACCTGGGCGATCCAGAAGGTGCGCCGCCCCGGCGGCGCGCGCGAAGGCGGCTACCCCGGCGCGGCGGCCGTCGAGCGCCACCTGGCGGGCGGCGCGATGCGCAAGCGTGTCGGCCTCGTCGGCCTGGAACGTGTGCCGGTGCGCGAAGGCACGGCGATCGTCGACGCCCACGGCCACGCGCTGGGCCGCGTGACCAGCGGTACGCTGGCGCCCGGGGTCGACCGTCCGATCGCGATGGCCTATCTGCCGCAGGACCATGCCGCCCCCGAACACGAGGTCTACGCCGAGGTGCGAGGCAAACGCCTGCCGATGCGCGTGACCAAGATGCCGTTCCAACCCCACCGCTACCACCGCGGTTGA
- the gcvH gene encoding glycine cleavage system protein GcvH, protein MTTMFTPDHEWINIEDHEAAVVGITPHAQDALGDVVFVELPEVGRTFKKGEVAGVVESVKAAADIYMPVSGEIVEVNEALRDEPALANSDPMGSGWFFKVHVSDMGEFDQLMDPPAYDALLKTL, encoded by the coding sequence ATGACCACCATGTTCACCCCCGACCACGAATGGATCAACATCGAAGACCACGAGGCCGCGGTCGTCGGCATCACGCCGCACGCGCAGGACGCGCTGGGTGACGTCGTGTTCGTCGAGCTGCCCGAGGTGGGCCGCACGTTCAAGAAGGGCGAAGTGGCCGGCGTCGTCGAATCGGTGAAGGCCGCCGCCGACATCTACATGCCGGTCAGCGGCGAGATCGTCGAGGTCAACGAAGCGCTGCGCGACGAGCCGGCGCTAGCCAACAGCGACCCGATGGGCAGCGGCTGGTTCTTCAAGGTCCACGTCAGCGACATGGGCGAGTTCGACCAGCTGATGGACCCGCCCGCCTACGACGCGTTGCTGAAGACGCTCTGA
- a CDS encoding electron transfer flavoprotein-ubiquinone oxidoreductase: MSPEEILEQYGPREAMEYDVVVVGAGPGGLAAAIRLKQLNPELSVVVLEKGSEPGAHILSGAVMDPRALTELIPDWKERGAPLNQPCGEDEVLFLHANGTHHEAPSWLIPGCLHNHGNYIISLGAVTRWMAAQAEELGVEIFPGFAAAEVLYGEDGQVRGVATGNMGVGKDGQPHDGFQLGMELLGKYTIFAEGARGHLGRRLIERFALDKGRDPQTYAIGIKELWEVPESVAKPGLVLHSAGWPVDEQTYGGGFLYHMEGNQVALGYVVGLDYQNPWISPFEEMQRWKTHPAIRRHIEGGKRVGYGARAITAGGLLSVPKLVFPGGALVGCEAGTLNAARIKGSHAAIKTGMMAAEAAAAAIAAGRAGDELDAYPQAFRTSWLHEELEASRNFKTWFKKGNTVGTLMTGIEQWLLPKLGMKSPPWTIHRHTPDHARLHAASQVEPIAYPKPDGQLTFDRLSSVFLSNTNHEENQPAHLTLKDASVPVAVNLARYAGPESRYCPAGVYEFVAAADGGERLQINAQNCVHCKTCDIKDPTQNIVWVTPEGGGGPNYAGM, from the coding sequence ATGAGCCCAGAAGAAATCCTCGAGCAGTACGGTCCGCGCGAGGCGATGGAGTACGACGTCGTCGTCGTCGGTGCCGGCCCCGGCGGGCTCGCGGCGGCAATCCGGCTCAAGCAGCTGAACCCCGAACTGTCGGTCGTCGTGCTCGAGAAGGGCAGCGAACCGGGCGCGCACATCCTGTCCGGCGCGGTGATGGACCCGCGAGCGCTGACCGAACTGATCCCCGACTGGAAGGAACGCGGCGCGCCGCTGAACCAGCCCTGCGGCGAGGACGAGGTGCTGTTCCTGCACGCCAACGGCACGCACCACGAAGCGCCGTCCTGGCTGATCCCGGGCTGCCTGCACAACCACGGCAACTACATCATCAGCCTGGGCGCGGTGACGCGCTGGATGGCCGCGCAGGCCGAGGAGCTGGGCGTCGAGATCTTCCCCGGCTTCGCCGCTGCCGAGGTGCTGTACGGCGAGGACGGCCAGGTGCGCGGCGTCGCCACCGGCAACATGGGGGTCGGCAAGGACGGCCAGCCGCACGACGGCTTCCAGCTCGGCATGGAGCTGCTGGGCAAGTACACGATCTTCGCCGAGGGCGCACGCGGCCACCTGGGTCGCCGGCTGATCGAGCGTTTCGCGCTCGACAAGGGCCGCGACCCGCAGACCTACGCCATCGGCATCAAGGAGCTGTGGGAAGTGCCCGAGTCGGTCGCCAAGCCCGGCCTGGTGCTACACAGCGCCGGCTGGCCGGTCGACGAGCAGACCTACGGCGGCGGCTTCCTGTACCACATGGAAGGCAACCAGGTCGCGCTCGGCTACGTCGTCGGCCTGGACTACCAGAACCCCTGGATCAGCCCGTTCGAGGAGATGCAGCGCTGGAAGACGCACCCGGCGATCCGGCGTCACATCGAAGGCGGCAAACGGGTCGGCTACGGCGCCCGCGCGATCACCGCCGGCGGCCTGCTGTCGGTGCCCAAGCTGGTGTTCCCGGGCGGGGCGCTGGTCGGCTGCGAAGCCGGCACGCTGAACGCGGCGCGCATCAAGGGCAGCCATGCGGCGATCAAGACCGGCATGATGGCCGCCGAGGCCGCCGCCGCCGCCATCGCCGCCGGCCGCGCCGGTGACGAGCTCGACGCCTACCCGCAGGCCTTCCGCACCAGCTGGCTCCACGAGGAACTGGAGGCCAGCCGCAACTTCAAGACCTGGTTCAAGAAGGGCAACACGGTCGGCACGCTGATGACCGGCATCGAGCAGTGGCTGCTGCCCAAGCTGGGCATGAAGAGCCCGCCGTGGACCATCCACCGCCACACGCCGGACCACGCACGACTGCACGCGGCCAGCCAGGTCGAGCCGATCGCCTACCCCAAGCCCGACGGCCAGCTGACCTTCGACCGCCTGAGTTCGGTCTTCCTCAGCAACACGAACCACGAGGAGAACCAGCCGGCGCACCTGACGCTGAAGGACGCGTCGGTGCCGGTGGCGGTGAACCTGGCGCGCTACGCCGGCCCCGAGAGCCGCTACTGCCCGGCCGGCGTCTACGAGTTCGTCGCCGCGGCCGACGGCGGCGAGCGCCTGCAGATCAACGCCCAGAACTGCGTGCACTGCAAGACCTGCGACATCAAGGACCCGACGCAGAACATCGTCTGGGTCACGCCCGAAGGCGGCGGCGGGCCGAACTACGCGGGCATGTGA
- a CDS encoding enoyl-CoA hydratase produces MNDTTPLLRHEKDERGVVTLTLDRPQAFNSLSEAMIAALQASLERVAEDTTARVVVIAAAGRAFCAGHDLKEMRAEPSLGYYERLFAACARMMLTIQKLPVPVVARVHGIATAAGCQLVAMCDLAVASRDAKFAVSGVNLGLFCATPSVALARNLPRKAAFEMLVTGEFIGADEACAKGLVNRVAAPEALDAEVERLVAAIVAKPQVAIAAGKALFYRQVETGIAAAYEDAGRTMACNMMDPAALEGVQAFIDKRKPSWAEGAR; encoded by the coding sequence ATGAACGACACGACGCCGCTGCTGCGGCACGAGAAGGACGAGCGCGGCGTCGTCACGCTGACGCTGGACCGGCCGCAGGCCTTCAACTCGCTGTCCGAGGCGATGATCGCGGCGCTGCAGGCCTCGCTGGAACGGGTCGCCGAGGACACGACGGCGCGTGTGGTCGTCATTGCCGCCGCCGGCCGTGCCTTCTGCGCCGGCCACGACCTGAAGGAGATGCGCGCCGAGCCTTCGCTGGGCTATTACGAGCGCCTGTTCGCGGCCTGCGCGCGCATGATGCTGACGATCCAGAAGCTGCCGGTGCCGGTCGTCGCGCGTGTGCACGGCATCGCCACCGCGGCCGGCTGCCAGCTGGTCGCGATGTGCGACCTGGCGGTCGCCTCGCGCGACGCGAAGTTCGCCGTCAGCGGCGTCAACCTGGGCCTGTTCTGCGCGACGCCCAGCGTCGCGCTGGCGCGCAACCTGCCGCGCAAGGCGGCTTTCGAGATGCTCGTCACCGGCGAGTTCATCGGCGCCGACGAAGCCTGCGCCAAGGGCCTGGTCAACCGTGTCGCCGCGCCGGAAGCACTGGACGCCGAGGTCGAGCGCCTGGTCGCCGCCATCGTCGCTAAGCCGCAGGTCGCGATCGCCGCGGGCAAGGCGCTGTTCTATCGCCAGGTCGAGACCGGCATCGCCGCGGCCTACGAGGACGCGGGCCGCACGATGGCCTGCAACATGATGGACCCGGCGGCGCTGGAAGGCGTGCAGGCCTTCATCGACAAACGCAAGCCCTCGTGGGCGGAGGGCGCACGATGA
- a CDS encoding S9 family peptidase, translated as MRFALVAALAAFAWLAGCASAPSPEAVVAPNANLVVQGIPPIPQSLAERVQRYNDFRGHGFADWHPTRREMLVLHRGEGDATAQLWRAVAPGAALERLTAEPDPVAEASWEPREGRYIVFARGRGGNEATQLYRLDPATRQATLLTDPDQRHDPVGWLHGASKLVYGAVPLDRTADSGKRAAIDTTLWLMDPLSPEGRRQIAVLPGAGWFGGAISHDDRTLAITRYVSATESEAWLVDLASGERRRVLPAPGETTKASHFPVAFRPDGSGLLFLSDRAGEFRELMLLSLADGRITRLTSQIPWDVSSVAPSEDGRWIAFQANVEGRDELRLLDGRTLKEVALPPLPAGSIGSAAFDRRGDELAFSTNSAQGPSRLHSLRLAGGQVADWTAPYVPPGLDASRFGEAEIVRWTSFDGRTISGLLHRPPARFTGPRPVLIQIHGGPEGQATVGFMGRYNYLLQELGIAIVQPNVRGSSGFGKTFLSLDDGYKREDSVKDIGALLDWIARQPGLDASRVLVAGGSYGGYMSLAVATHYADRIAGSVDEVGISHFVTFLQNTESYRRDLRRAEYGDERDPAMREFLDRISPLSNAAKIRKPLFVVQGRNDPRVPYTEAEQIVAQVRANGTPVWYLRAENEGHGFQRKENADWRFYAFVRFAEQVLADR; from the coding sequence ATGAGATTCGCGCTCGTCGCCGCGCTCGCGGCCTTCGCCTGGCTGGCCGGTTGCGCCAGCGCGCCGTCGCCCGAGGCGGTGGTCGCACCCAACGCCAACCTCGTCGTGCAGGGCATCCCGCCGATCCCTCAGTCGCTGGCCGAGCGTGTGCAGCGCTACAACGACTTCCGCGGCCACGGCTTCGCCGACTGGCACCCGACACGGCGCGAGATGCTGGTGCTGCACCGCGGCGAAGGCGACGCCACGGCGCAGCTCTGGCGCGCGGTTGCGCCCGGTGCCGCGCTGGAGCGCCTGACCGCCGAACCCGACCCGGTGGCCGAAGCGAGCTGGGAGCCGCGTGAAGGCCGCTACATCGTCTTCGCGCGTGGCCGCGGCGGCAACGAGGCGACGCAGCTCTACCGCCTGGACCCGGCGACGCGCCAGGCGACGCTGCTGACCGACCCCGACCAGCGCCACGATCCCGTCGGCTGGCTGCACGGCGCGTCCAAGCTGGTCTACGGCGCCGTGCCGCTGGACCGCACCGCCGACAGTGGCAAACGCGCGGCGATCGACACGACGCTGTGGCTGATGGACCCGCTCTCGCCCGAGGGCCGGCGCCAGATCGCCGTGCTGCCCGGCGCCGGCTGGTTCGGCGGCGCAATCTCGCACGACGACCGCACGCTGGCGATCACACGCTATGTCTCGGCCACCGAGTCCGAGGCCTGGCTCGTCGACCTCGCCAGCGGCGAGCGCCGGCGTGTGCTGCCGGCGCCCGGCGAGACGACGAAGGCCTCGCACTTCCCGGTCGCCTTCCGCCCCGACGGCTCGGGGCTGCTGTTCCTCAGCGACCGCGCCGGCGAGTTCCGCGAGCTGATGCTGCTGTCGCTGGCCGACGGCCGCATCACCCGGCTCACGTCGCAGATCCCCTGGGACGTCAGCAGCGTCGCACCCAGCGAGGACGGGCGCTGGATCGCCTTCCAGGCCAACGTCGAGGGCCGCGACGAGCTGCGCCTGCTCGACGGCCGCACGCTGAAGGAGGTGGCGCTGCCGCCGCTGCCCGCCGGCAGCATCGGCAGCGCGGCCTTCGACCGCCGTGGCGACGAACTCGCGTTCTCGACCAACAGCGCGCAAGGCCCGAGCCGGCTGCATTCGCTGCGTCTGGCCGGCGGCCAGGTCGCCGACTGGACCGCGCCCTACGTGCCGCCGGGCCTGGACGCGTCGCGCTTCGGCGAGGCCGAGATCGTGCGCTGGACGAGCTTCGACGGCCGCACGATCTCCGGCCTGCTGCACCGCCCGCCGGCGCGTTTCACCGGCCCGCGCCCGGTGCTGATCCAGATCCACGGCGGCCCCGAAGGCCAGGCCACCGTCGGCTTCATGGGGCGCTACAACTACCTGCTGCAGGAGCTGGGCATCGCCATCGTGCAGCCCAACGTGCGCGGCTCGTCGGGCTTCGGCAAGACCTTCCTGTCGCTGGACGACGGCTACAAGCGCGAGGACTCGGTCAAGGACATCGGCGCGCTGCTGGACTGGATCGCCAGGCAGCCGGGGCTGGACGCCTCGCGCGTGCTGGTCGCCGGTGGCAGCTACGGCGGCTACATGAGCCTGGCGGTGGCCACGCACTACGCCGACCGCATCGCCGGCTCGGTCGACGAGGTCGGCATCTCGCACTTCGTGACCTTCCTGCAGAACACCGAGAGCTACCGCCGCGACCTGCGCCGCGCCGAGTACGGCGACGAGCGCGACCCGGCGATGCGCGAGTTCCTCGACCGCATCTCGCCGCTGTCCAACGCGGCCAAGATCCGCAAGCCGCTGTTCGTCGTCCAGGGCCGCAACGACCCGCGTGTGCCGTACACCGAGGCCGAGCAGATCGTCGCCCAGGTGCGCGCCAACGGCACGCCGGTCTGGTACCTGCGCGCCGAGAACGAAGGCCACGGCTTCCAGCGCAAGGAGAACGCCGACTGGCGCTTCTACGCCTTCGTGCGGTTTGCCGAGCAGGTGCTGGCGGACCGTTGA
- a CDS encoding acyl-CoA synthetase, giving the protein MNIYEQQLDRNAANFVALSPTSFVERSAEVFGDLPAVIHGARRYTWAQVRERSARLAAALRSLGVGRGTTVSVMLPNTPEMVEVHYAVPAVNAVLNTLNTRLDAPLLAWQMNHCETAVLITDREFGPLMADALARLKAEHGREPVVIDVCDSEYTGRGDRVGTLEYEALLAAHAPLARLEGPADEWDAIAVSYTSGTTGDPKGVVTHHRGAYLNAVGNAATWTMPHFPKYLWTLPMFHCNGWCFPWTIAMLGGTHVCLRRVEPRAILDAMREHGVDHYCAAPIVHGLIINAPAEWREGITQQVRGMVAGAAPPAAMIEGMARLGFDITHVYGLTEVYGPAAVAVKRPAWSDADLSEQTRLNGRQGVRYALQEGMTVLDPETMAEVPADGQTMGEIMFRGNIVMKGYLKNPSATDKAFAGGWFHTGDLAVIEPDRYVKIRDRSKDIIISGGENISSLEVEDALYRHPAVLACAVVARPDPKWGETPVAYVELKLGVDVTAAELIAHCKSVLAHYKVPKEIRFEAIPKTSTGKIQKFQLRQRAKSSSAIE; this is encoded by the coding sequence ATGAACATCTACGAGCAGCAGCTGGACCGCAACGCGGCCAATTTCGTGGCGCTGTCGCCGACGAGCTTCGTCGAACGCAGCGCCGAAGTCTTCGGCGACCTGCCGGCCGTGATCCACGGCGCGCGGCGCTACACCTGGGCCCAGGTGCGCGAGCGCAGCGCCCGGCTCGCGGCGGCGCTGCGTTCGCTGGGCGTGGGCCGCGGCACCACGGTCAGCGTGATGCTGCCGAACACGCCGGAGATGGTCGAGGTGCACTACGCGGTGCCGGCCGTCAACGCGGTGCTGAACACGCTCAACACGCGACTGGACGCGCCGCTGCTGGCCTGGCAGATGAACCACTGCGAGACCGCGGTGCTGATCACCGACCGCGAGTTCGGCCCGCTGATGGCCGACGCGCTGGCGCGGCTGAAAGCCGAACACGGCCGCGAGCCGGTCGTCATTGACGTCTGCGACAGCGAGTACACCGGCCGCGGCGACCGCGTCGGCACGCTGGAGTACGAGGCGCTGCTGGCCGCGCACGCGCCGCTGGCGCGCCTGGAAGGCCCGGCCGACGAGTGGGACGCGATCGCCGTCAGCTACACCAGCGGCACCACGGGCGACCCCAAGGGCGTCGTCACCCACCACCGCGGCGCCTACCTGAACGCGGTCGGCAACGCGGCGACCTGGACCATGCCGCACTTCCCGAAGTACCTGTGGACGCTGCCGATGTTCCACTGCAACGGCTGGTGCTTCCCCTGGACGATCGCGATGCTCGGCGGCACGCACGTCTGCCTGCGCCGTGTCGAGCCCCGCGCCATCCTCGACGCGATGCGCGAGCACGGCGTCGACCACTACTGCGCCGCGCCGATCGTGCACGGCCTGATCATCAACGCGCCGGCCGAATGGCGCGAAGGCATCACGCAGCAGGTGCGCGGCATGGTCGCCGGCGCCGCGCCGCCGGCGGCGATGATCGAAGGCATGGCCAGGCTCGGCTTCGACATCACCCACGTCTACGGCCTGACCGAGGTCTACGGCCCGGCTGCGGTGGCCGTCAAACGCCCGGCCTGGAGCGACGCCGACCTGTCCGAGCAGACGCGGCTCAACGGCCGCCAGGGCGTGCGCTACGCGCTGCAGGAAGGCATGACGGTGCTCGACCCCGAGACCATGGCCGAGGTGCCGGCCGACGGCCAGACGATGGGCGAGATCATGTTCCGCGGCAACATCGTCATGAAGGGCTACCTGAAGAACCCGTCGGCGACCGACAAGGCCTTCGCCGGCGGCTGGTTCCACACCGGCGACCTGGCGGTCATCGAGCCCGACCGCTACGTGAAGATCCGCGACCGCAGCAAGGACATCATCATCTCCGGCGGCGAGAACATCAGCTCGCTGGAGGTCGAGGACGCGCTGTACCGCCACCCCGCGGTGCTGGCCTGCGCGGTGGTCGCGCGGCCCGACCCGAAGTGGGGCGAGACGCCGGTGGCCTACGTCGAGCTGAAGCTGGGCGTCGACGTCACGGCGGCCGAGCTGATCGCGCACTGCAAGAGCGTGCTCGCGCACTACAAGGTGCCCAAGGAGATCCGCTTCGAGGCGATCCCCAAGACCAGCACCGGCAAGATCCAGAAGTTCCAGTTGCGCCAGCGGGCCAAGAGCTCGTCGGCGATCGAATGA